In Chitinophaga oryzae, the sequence CGCCAGCGAACTGCAGTTCAACCAGATCAGCGTCAACCGCAGCGGCACGCCCCTTGAACAGCTGCAGGGCACTGTAAAGGAACTGCCTTCCTCCGCTACCGGCAATATGTCTTTCACGCAGTCGCTGACCGGCGTGGGGACCCGCATCGATCTTCCTTATCTCAAAAACATGTCACAGCTGGGGCAGTTTTTTAAAATCATGAAAGTGATCCTTACCGTTTACCCTGCAACCGGCACTTTTAGCGGCAGCAGCCAGATACCGGCCAATCTCGCCCTGTGCCAGGTAGACAAAACCAATACCGTCACCGATACCCTCTCCTATGGCAACCTGACGGTAGACAACATGTACAACGAAAACACATACTACACCTACGACATCACCAACTACTGCAATACACAGCTCACCGCCGACGGCACCGCCCTCCGGGGCCTGCTGCTGACAACGCCCGGCGGCTCCGGAAGAAACAGTTTAGACAGACTGGTGATCAACGACCAGCAGGTACCCAAAAAGAAAATCAAAATACAGGTCTACTACCTGCTGTATAAATAACGGACATGACTATGCGCAAAAAAATATATACCGGTGCCGCCGCGCTGTTGCTGCTCGCCACCGCCGCGGAAGCACAACACGGCATCAACTCTATTTATTCCGCCTATGGCATCGGCGATCTCGAAACAAGGGATTACAGCCGCAATTTCGGGCTCGGCAGCACCGGCATAGGCCGCCGCAACAGCGGCTACCTGAACGAGCTGAATCCGGCCTCCTACAGCGCTTTACCCACACAGAACTTCATGTTCGACGCCTCGCTGAAGGGGCAATACCTCACCTACTCCGGCAGCAATATCTCGCAGACAGCCGCCGACCTCAATTTTAAACGGCTGGCACTCGGCTTCAAAGCGGCCCGCTGGTGGGGCATCGGCGCCGGCGTCACCCCTTTCAGCACGGTAGACTACAAACTGCTCAACAACAAGTTCATCACCGGCACAGGCAACCCTATCACCGCCACCACCACCGGTACCGGCGGCCTGAACCGGGCCTATATCTCCAATGGTTTTCAGCTCAACGAACATTTTTCCGTCGGCGTTTCCACCGGATTCCTGTTCGGTCCTGTCAATATCAGTCAGACCGTGGGTTCCGACTCCCTCGCCACGCAACACAACCAGTACACCTTCAAACCCAATTTCACGGCAGGCGCACAGTATGTCACCAAACTGTCCAAAGACTGGCAGCTGGGCCTGGGCGCCACCTACCGCTTCGAAACGAAGATGAAGCTGCAACAAAAGCTCAACATCGTCAACCAGGACAACACGCCTTACTACACAGAACAGCTGGCGCCGGGCTACTTTACCCTGCCAGCGGAATTCGGCGGTGGTATCTCCCTCACCAACAACACCATTACCTGGGTGGCCGACTACCGGCGCCAGCAATGGAACGGCCTTGGCAACAAAGGACTGAACTATTACTACCAGGATGGGCAGCGTTTTTCCACCGGCGTCGAATACGCTATCAACAAACAGTATTACAACCGGCCCATAGAGGGATTGATCCTGCAGGCAGGCTTCAGCTACAACGAGTCGCCGCTCGTGATCAAAAACACGACAATAAAGGATATCTCCGGCACGCTGGGGCTTTCCTTACCCAGCAAAACGGGACAATTGCGCTATTATGTAGGACTGGAGGCCGGGCAGCGGGGCACTACCGCCAATGGGCTGATCAAGGAAAATTACGTCAATGCAGTCTTTAACTTCAGCCTGCGGGATATCTGGTTCCTCAAGCGTCTAAACCAATGATATTTGGTTATTTTTTTTATTTGGTTATTTTTTTATTTGATTTACGGATTTTGAGATTTTGGAATTTTGAAATTTAGAAATAACCAAATAATCAAATACCCAAATAATCAAGTGGTTAAATTTAACAATTCGCGGAACCAGTAACCGGAGCTTTTGATGGTGCGGTGCTGTGTTTCAAAATCGATATGCACCAGGCCGAAGCGGGCGCGGTACCCTTCGGCCCATTCGAAATTATCTGTGAGGGTCCAGGCGAAGTAGCCATCTACCGGGATTCCTTCCTTTTTGGCTTTGAGGACGCCTTCAAGATATTCACTGAAATATTGGATGCGGTCCGTGTCATGAATGGAGCCATCTTCCGCGCGCAGATCGGGGAAGGCGGCGCCGCCTTCCGTCACAATCAGTTTCTTCACGCCGTCATAGGCAGCAAACTGTTTGAGCACTTCATACAGCCCGTTGCCGTTGATTTCCCATCCCAGCGCAGTAGTGGGCACATTGCGCGCCCGTGGTTTCACCTCCGATATGTTGACCACCGGCATAAAAGCATTGTATTTTACCACGAGCGGAAAATAGTTCTGTACCCCGATAAAATCGAAGTCAAACGCCAGTTTATCCCAATCGCGCCACAGCGCATAGCGTCGCTCAATACGTTTTAACAGCGGGAAGTCATCTACCGGGTAACCCATGCCCAGCGAGGGTTCCAGGAACAGCCGGTTAAAGAGGGCATCTGCTTTGCGGGCCGCCTGCAGGTCTTTTTCGTTGTTGGTAAACGGGATGACCTGTGAACAGGACAGGGCCGTACCGATATTGGCGCCGGCCACTTCTTCGCGTATCACGCGGCCGCCTTCCGCCTGTGCCATCACTGCGTGATGCACGGCCGGCAGAAACCAGGACATCCCGATTTTGCCGGGCGCATGTACGCCCAGCATATACCCTAGCGCCGTAAAGCCAAAAGGTTCGTTCAGGATGATCCAGTTTTTCACTTTGTTGCCGAATGCTTTTGCACATACCCGCACATAGTTTTCGAAAGCGAATACCACGCCGCGGTGGCACCAACCGCCTTTGTTTTCCAGCGCCTGTGGCAGGTCCCAGTGATACAGCGTCACATAGGGTTCCAGGCCCAGTTCCAGGCAGGCGTCTATCACGCGATGGTAGAAGTCGATACCCGCCTGGTTGACGGCGCCGGTACCGCCGGGGATGATCCTCGCCCAGGACAGGGAGAAGCGGAACACATTAAATCCCAGCATTTTCGCCAGCAGAATATCCTGTGTATAACGGTTATAGAAATCGCACGCCACCTGTGCATGGGTTTTATCGCGGATTTTTCCTTTGCGGCGGGAAAAGGTGTCCCAGATGGAGGCGCCTTTGCCGTCGAGGTCGTGTGCGCCTTCATTTTGAAAGGCAGAAATGGTGACGCCCCACAGGAAATCATCCCCGAAATCCTTCCGGGTGAAAGGGATGGCTGATTGTAGCATATCTAATAGCTGAATAAATGGTGCAGCCAGGCTGCATCAGATCAACCTGCAGTTTACGACACTTTGCGTAAAAAAGTGATTATTTTATTGTTAACGGCCCCCGCCGAGTTCTCGCAAAGCACGCAAAGGAGCAAAGAGCGCAAAGGTTACATAAGCGAGCAGAGAAAGCAAAGGAGCGGAGAGCAAAAGGAGATCAAATTTGGTCTCCTTTTGCTCTCCGCTCCTTTGCTTTCTTATTAATCTTAAAAAAATCTTTGCGCTCTTTGCTCCTTTGCGTGCTTTGCGAGAACTCCGCGAGAACTCCGTGGGAAGCTTTTGCTTCTTTGCGGGAAAGCCTTATTTTGTGCAGATGACCAGGCATTTGATATATCTCAGCATAATGGCGGCCTTTACGGCCTGCGGGGACGGCGGTAAAGCGCCCGTTCAGCAGGACACGGTTATTGCTGCCACCGGGGGACCGGATACTTTGAACCGGATGGTATTGATACCGGGCGGCAGTTTCAGTATGGGCGCAGATGACAGTACGGGCATGCCGGACGAGTATCCTAAGCATACCGTCAGGGTAGACAGTTTCTGGATGGACGAACATGAGGTCACTAACCGTGAGTTTGCTGCTTTTGTGGCCGCCACCGGTTATGTCACCACTGCCGAGAAGCCGATTTCAAAGGAAGAGCTGATGGCCAGTCTGCCTCCGGGCTCTCCGGAGCCTGACAGTAGTATGCTGGCGGCGGGGGCGCTGGTATTCACGCCGCCCCATCACCGGGTGCCGCTGAATGATGTGTCTCAATGGTGGAGTTTTATTGCCGGCGCCAGCTGGCGGCATCCGGAGGGGCCGGGCAGTGATATCAAAGGCCGGGAAGATCATCCGGTGACCCAGGTCTCCTACCTGGATGCGCAGGCTTATGCGCAATGGGCTGGCAAGCGGCTGCCTACGGAGGCAGAGTGGGAATATGCCGCCAGGGGCGGTCTTTCCAACCAGTTATATCCCTGGGGCAGCGAAGCGCTCACCACCGGGGTGGCGAAGGCCAATACCTGGAACGGTCATTTCCCTTACGATACCACTACCACGGACGGTTTCACCGCCACAGCGCCGGTAAAATCGTATAGGCCTAACGGTTATCAGCTGTACGATATGGCGGGAAACGTATGGGAATGGGTGTCCGACCTGTACGATGTCAACTACTACGCGCAGGTGGGGAATGGTACTGCCAACCCTGCCGGGCCGGCCAAAGGATATGATCCGGAAGATCCGGGACAACAGAAACATGTCATCCGTGGTGGTTCCTACATGTGCAGCGATGAATACTGCCGGGGCTACCGGGTGTCTGCCAGAATGAAGACAACGCCGGAATCGGGGCTTGCAAATCTCGGTTTCCGTTGTGTGCGGTCAGTGGCGAACCACGGCCAGTAGGTTCCGGTAATCACCGTTAAACCGCTTTCCATTGATAAAAAAGGTGGGCGTGCCATTTACGCCGCTGCGGATGCCGCTTTCAAAATCAGCTTCCACTTTGCTGACCAGCGAGTTGTCCTGCATGTCTTCCCGGAACCGCTCCAGGTCGAGCTGCAGTTGTTGCGCCAGTTCGGTGAACAACTCATCGGAAAGTTCCTGCTGATGCTGGTACAGGGCGTCGTGCATGGGCCAGAACTGTTGTTGCCGGGCGGCTGCTTCGGCCGCTATAGCAGCGTCCATGGCAAATTCGTGCGATTCTGACAGTGGAAAGTGGCGGAAGACAAACTTTACATCGCCGAGCGCCTGCAGCAAACCGCGGACTACTCCGAAAGCTTCCCCACAATAAGGACATTGAAAATCGCCATACTCCACAATCTCCGTGGAGCCTTGCTGGTTACCGGTGACATGGTCCCGGCTGGTAATGGGAGGTGTAAGCATATGTTTCAGTTACAAATGACGAAAGAGCGGCATCAGGCCGTTGCGTTCACTGTTTCAAGTGCCTGCAGGATACCATCCGCGCCCGGGTTTTCCCCGATGGGCGACAGATAGCTCCATTGTATTACACCCTGATCGTCTATAACAAACAGCGCGCGCTGGCTCTCACCATCTTTATACACGCCATATTGCCGGGAGACAGCTCCTTTCGGCTCAAAATCGGCCAGCAGGTCAAAATGCAGGTTCCTGTCCTTTGCAAAAGCCTGGTGACACCATTTTCCGTCTACGGAGATACCCAGCAGTACTGCATTATGGCGCTCAAAAAAACGGAGAGTTTCGTTGTACAGCGCCATCTGGTCGGTACACACCGGGCTCCAGTCGGCCGGGTAAAATGCCAGTATCACATTCTTACCACGGAGTTCTGAAAGTGATACCGTTTTGTCGGGAGATGCCGCGAGGGTAAAATCGGGTGCTTTATCGCCTTTCTGTAACATAGACAACAATTTTATCCGGGTGCTCTAGTATAACGTTAAGTTCCGGAGAAAGTTGTCTTTCAACAAAAATGCCACGGTGGCGGACCGTGGCTTTTTGTGTTCAATATGCGCAGTGCATTGTTTACTATTGTTTTCCGGTATTTTGCGCGCTTTTCTTGTCCCGGACGATGATCTTATCAACATTGATGGTAACAGTGTTTTCAGAGGTAATATTCGCTACCGGATTACCTTCAGCAACAACTTTAACATTTACATTCGGATTGGTGTTGGTGCTGACGTTCGTATTGGTGTT encodes:
- a CDS encoding formylglycine-generating enzyme family protein, which encodes MTRHLIYLSIMAAFTACGDGGKAPVQQDTVIAATGGPDTLNRMVLIPGGSFSMGADDSTGMPDEYPKHTVRVDSFWMDEHEVTNREFAAFVAATGYVTTAEKPISKEELMASLPPGSPEPDSSMLAAGALVFTPPHHRVPLNDVSQWWSFIAGASWRHPEGPGSDIKGREDHPVTQVSYLDAQAYAQWAGKRLPTEAEWEYAARGGLSNQLYPWGSEALTTGVAKANTWNGHFPYDTTTTDGFTATAPVKSYRPNGYQLYDMAGNVWEWVSDLYDVNYYAQVGNGTANPAGPAKGYDPEDPGQQKHVIRGGSYMCSDEYCRGYRVSARMKTTPESGLANLGFRCVRSVANHGQ
- a CDS encoding peroxiredoxin — encoded protein: MLQKGDKAPDFTLAASPDKTVSLSELRGKNVILAFYPADWSPVCTDQMALYNETLRFFERHNAVLLGISVDGKWCHQAFAKDRNLHFDLLADFEPKGAVSRQYGVYKDGESQRALFVIDDQGVIQWSYLSPIGENPGADGILQALETVNATA
- a CDS encoding OmpP1/FadL family transporter, with the protein product MRKKIYTGAAALLLLATAAEAQHGINSIYSAYGIGDLETRDYSRNFGLGSTGIGRRNSGYLNELNPASYSALPTQNFMFDASLKGQYLTYSGSNISQTAADLNFKRLALGFKAARWWGIGAGVTPFSTVDYKLLNNKFITGTGNPITATTTGTGGLNRAYISNGFQLNEHFSVGVSTGFLFGPVNISQTVGSDSLATQHNQYTFKPNFTAGAQYVTKLSKDWQLGLGATYRFETKMKLQQKLNIVNQDNTPYYTEQLAPGYFTLPAEFGGGISLTNNTITWVADYRRQQWNGLGNKGLNYYYQDGQRFSTGVEYAINKQYYNRPIEGLILQAGFSYNESPLVIKNTTIKDISGTLGLSLPSKTGQLRYYVGLEAGQRGTTANGLIKENYVNAVFNFSLRDIWFLKRLNQ
- a CDS encoding DsbA family protein codes for the protein MLTPPITSRDHVTGNQQGSTEIVEYGDFQCPYCGEAFGVVRGLLQALGDVKFVFRHFPLSESHEFAMDAAIAAEAAARQQQFWPMHDALYQHQQELSDELFTELAQQLQLDLERFREDMQDNSLVSKVEADFESGIRSGVNGTPTFFINGKRFNGDYRNLLAVVRH
- a CDS encoding GH1 family beta-glucosidase, coding for MLQSAIPFTRKDFGDDFLWGVTISAFQNEGAHDLDGKGASIWDTFSRRKGKIRDKTHAQVACDFYNRYTQDILLAKMLGFNVFRFSLSWARIIPGGTGAVNQAGIDFYHRVIDACLELGLEPYVTLYHWDLPQALENKGGWCHRGVVFAFENYVRVCAKAFGNKVKNWIILNEPFGFTALGYMLGVHAPGKIGMSWFLPAVHHAVMAQAEGGRVIREEVAGANIGTALSCSQVIPFTNNEKDLQAARKADALFNRLFLEPSLGMGYPVDDFPLLKRIERRYALWRDWDKLAFDFDFIGVQNYFPLVVKYNAFMPVVNISEVKPRARNVPTTALGWEINGNGLYEVLKQFAAYDGVKKLIVTEGGAAFPDLRAEDGSIHDTDRIQYFSEYLEGVLKAKKEGIPVDGYFAWTLTDNFEWAEGYRARFGLVHIDFETQHRTIKSSGYWFRELLNLTT